The Miscanthus floridulus cultivar M001 chromosome 17, ASM1932011v1, whole genome shotgun sequence genome has a window encoding:
- the LOC136516938 gene encoding U2 small nuclear ribonucleoprotein A'-like has product MVRLTADLIWKSPHFFNAIKERELDLRGNKIAVIENLGATEDQFDTIDLSDNEIVKLENFPYLNRLGTLLVNNNRITRINPNLGEFLPKLHTLVLTNNRLTNLAEIDPLASLPKLQFLSLLDNTVTKQPDYRLYVIHKLKHLRLLDFKKVKQQERVAAAKKFHSKEAEEEAKKVAAKTFTPGLPDAQDITMEPQGPKVVAPTPEQIMAIKAAIANAHTLEEAARLEQVLSTGQVPAEFAVPKPDANMAEASEGAEKMDTDGQNQEGEADGQKQDDESTPIQED; this is encoded by the exons ATGGTCAGGCTCACCGCCGACCTGATATGGAAGAGCCCGCACTTCTTCAACGCCATCAAGGAGCGCGAGCTCGACCTCCGAG GCAACAAGATCGCCGTCATCGAGAATCTCGGAGCCACCGAG GACCAATTTGACACAATTGACTTGTCAGACAATGAGATTGTCAAGCTTGAAAACTTCCCATACTTGAATCGTCTTGGTACTCTACTAGTTAACAATAACAGAATCACACGTATCAATCCCAATCTTGGTG AGTTTTTGCCAAAGCTGCATACGCTGGTGCTCACAAACAATCGTCTGACAAATCTTGCGGAGATTGATCCGCTGGCATCTCTTCCGAAGCTACAATTCCTCAGCTTACTGGATAATACTGTAACTAAGCAGCCAGACTACAGGCTATATGTTATCCATAAATTGAAGCATTTGCGTTTGCTGGATTTCAAGAAAGTGAAACAACAG GAGAGAGTTGCAGCAGCGAAAAAGTTTCACTCAAAGGAAGCAGAGGAAGAGGCAAAGAAGGTAGCTGCCAAAACGTTTACTCCTGGTCTGCCTGATGCTCAGGACATCACTATGGAGCCACAAGGTCCTAAAGTAGTTGCTCCAACTCCTGAACAAATCATggctatcaag GCTGCTATTGCGAATGCTCACACTCTTGAGGAAGCTGCAAGGCTAGAGCAG GTATTAAGCACTGGTCAAGTTCCCGCTGAATTTGCAGTGCCCAAGCCTGATGCAAACATGGCTGAAGCTTCAGAGGGAGCTGAGAAGATGGATACAGATGGTCAGAACCAGGAGGGTGAGGCTGATGGGCAGAAACAAGACGACGAAAGCACCCCAATTCAGGAG GATTGA
- the LOC136515114 gene encoding protein FRIGIDA-like, which produces MPPPPPPPPPASTASRAAMLHSVNTLASFSDTLADFLDQWNSVVLDVASIAATFAVLFPGPRSNPKPYLPAPEPQPQTGPAPEPDREPEPTLAPQPDREPEPTLAPQPEPAPNAAPAPETQWEREPSPFPEPAPATQPSPAPEPAPAPQPESAPAPLPNPDRERKDGGGDAYAAELEHRCQQMNCRGVRRFVTAQVRDGGGEWLRQVGPGALRRAPDPAALVLRAVGRYYIRAESPDVEAACTLLLELYVRAGCPRLRGQGREVAELLLRQEAREAALTWRSRLLRVSGGGVGDAPGAAGARGLTLFMAAFGVPVEFPAQELCDLVDAADVSACVEVLKASKLFVRKMRDVVIEMINKAMYLQAMRIILAFEFQEAFPLAPTLALIIEKLEHDTKDESEGQASERDEEDLALLSSISKCIEDHKLSPSEFTSFAAKIALLEERVGKPKQACTGVKRKRSEECVE; this is translated from the exons atgcctccgcctcctcctcctccgccgcccgcTTCCACCGCCTCGCGCGCGGCAATGCTGCACTCGGTCAACACCCTCGCCTCGTTCAGCGACACCCTCGCCGACTTCCTAGATCAGTGGAACTCCGTCGTCCTCGACGTCGCCTCCATCGCCGCCACCTTCGCTGTCCTCTTCCCGGGGCCCCGTTCCAACCCTAAACCCTACCTTCCCGCCCCCGAGCCCCAGCCCCAGACCGGTCCCGCGCCGGAGCCGGACAGGGAGCCCGAGCCCACTCTCGCGCCACAGCCGGACAGAGAGCCCGAGCCTACTCTCGCGCCACAGCCTGAACCCGCACCCAATgccgcgccggcgccggagaCGCAGTGGGAGCGGGAGCCCAGTCCCTTCCCGGAGCCCGCACCCGCAACCCAGCCCAGTCCCGCTCCGGAGCCCGCACCTGCGCCCCAGCCCGAGTCCGCACCCGCACCTCTACCCAACCCCGACCGCGAGcgcaaggacggcggcggcgacgcatACGCGGCGGAGCTCGAGCACAGGTGCCAGCAGATGAACTGCAGGGGTGTCCGGCGCTTCGTCACCGCCCAAGTgcgggacggcggcggcgagtggCTGCGCCAGGTGGGGCCGGGCGCGCTGCGGCGCGCCCCGGACCCCGCCGCGCTCGTGCTCCGCGCCGTGGGCCGCTACTACATCCGCGCCGAGAGCCCTGACGTGGAGGCCGCCTGCACGCTCCTCCTCGAGCTCTACGTGCGCGCCGGGTGCCCGCGCCTCCGGGGACAGGGGAGGGAGGTGGCGGAGCTGCTGCTGCGGCAGGAGGCCCGCGAGGCCGCGCTGACGTGGCGCAGCCGCCTCCTACGCGTCAGCGGCGGCGGGGTCGGCGATGCGCCCGGCGCTGCGGGCGCCCGCGGCCTCACTCTCTTCATGGCTGCCTTCGGGGTGCCGGTCGAGTTCCCTGCGCAGGAGCTCTGCGACCTTGTAGACGCTGCCGACGTCTCCGCCTGCGTCGAGGTGCTCAAGGCCTCCAAGCTCTTTGTCAGGAAGATGCGGG ATGTTGTTATCGAAATGATAAATAAGGCCATGTATCTTCAGGCAATGCGCATCATCCTTGCATTTGAATTTCAGGAAGCTTTCCCTCTTGCACCAACACTCGCTCTCATCATTGAGAAACTTGAGCACGATACAAAAGATGAGAGTGAGGGGCAGGCATCG GAGCGTGATGAGGAGGACTTGGCACTTTTGAGTTCAATATCCAAATGCATAGAGGATCACAAGTTATCCCCCTCAGAATTTACTAGCTTCGCTGCGAAGATTGCGCTGTTAGAAGAGCGTGTTGGGAAGCCAAAACAAGCCTGTACAGGAGTTAAGCGGAAGAGATCAGAGGAGTGTGTCGAGTAG
- the LOC136518454 gene encoding DNA repair RAD52-like protein 2, chloroplastic — translation MEPSSAFLARALTTPLPASAALPRRRPARVSVSDPVIPWYHANRMLSFYAPGWCGEVRDVIYTDSGKVTVIYRVTVRGTDGEVHREAAGTASLSDARFDDPVSAAEEAAFCKACARFGFGLYLYHEDETS, via the exons ATGGAGCCCTCTTCCGCCTTCCTCGCGCGCGCGCTCACCACTCCGCTCCCGGCATCCGCCGCCCTCCCGCGGCGCCGCCCGGCCCGCGTGTCCGTCTCCGACCCCGTCATCCCCTG GTACCATGCCAACAGGATGCTCAGCTTTTATGCTCCAG GTTGGTGTGGGGAAGTCCGTGATGTTATTTACACTGACAGTGGAAAGGTGACGGTCATATACCGTGTGACTGTACGCGGAACAGATGGAGAG GTTCATAGGGAGGCCGCCGGAACAGCATCACTGAGCGATGCACGGTTCGACGATCCCGTGTCTGCGGCAGAAGAGGCCGCGTTCTGCAAAGCCTGCGCACGGTTTGGTTTCGGCCTGTACCTGTACCATGAAGACGAGACGTCGTAG